A single window of Pirellulales bacterium DNA harbors:
- a CDS encoding MJ0042-type zinc finger domain-containing protein: MYYVICPECGARIEIPDTAVGPDRTDLWNVVGCDECRIAFDYDDEEVVADDTIV, from the coding sequence ATGTACTACGTTATTTGTCCGGAATGCGGGGCCAGGATTGAGATCCCCGATACCGCCGTCGGCCCCGATCGCACCGACCTTTGGAACGTCGTCGGTTGCGACGAGTGTCGCATCGCCTTCGACTATGACGACGAGGAGGTCGTGGCCGACGACACGATCGTCTAA
- a CDS encoding zincin-like metallopeptidase domain-containing protein: MKAYTVFCADQCKGLPAHFYQLAEQPKETLARIEQADRFFANTRADIRTGGNKAFYACDADYVQMPPFETFRDAESHAATLAHELNHWTRHSSRLNREFGRKRFGDEGYAMEELVAELGSAFLCADLEITPEIREDHASYVANWLQVLKNDKRAIFTAASYASKAADYLHGLQPKQAA, from the coding sequence TTGAAGGCCTATACGGTTTTCTGTGCCGACCAGTGCAAGGGACTGCCGGCTCACTTCTACCAGCTGGCCGAGCAGCCGAAGGAGACGCTTGCACGCATCGAGCAGGCCGACCGGTTTTTTGCCAATACCAGGGCCGACATCCGCACTGGCGGAAACAAAGCATTTTACGCCTGCGATGCCGACTACGTGCAGATGCCGCCTTTTGAGACGTTCCGCGATGCCGAAAGCCATGCCGCCACGCTGGCCCATGAATTGAATCACTGGACGCGGCATTCGTCACGGCTCAACCGGGAATTCGGCCGCAAGCGTTTCGGTGACGAAGGCTACGCGATGGAAGAACTCGTGGCCGAGCTTGGCTCCGCTTTCCTCTGTGCGGATCTGGAGATAACACCGGAGATTCGCGAAGACCACGCCAGCTATGTCGCTAACTGGCTGCAAGTCTTGAAGAACGATAAACGGGCAATTTTCACCGCGGCGAGCTACGCATCGAAGGCCGCCGACTATCTGCACGGCCTGCAACCCAAACAAGCAGCCTGA